A single region of the Salvia miltiorrhiza cultivar Shanhuang (shh) chromosome 8, IMPLAD_Smil_shh, whole genome shotgun sequence genome encodes:
- the LOC131000048 gene encoding DNA polymerase II subunit B3-1 isoform X2, which produces MARKQLPPERNRNPNNNSKSPAKTKAKTKNSPKTSAKSSNRNRSRITETANGDASSEDTEVTVVPSSSVESENDDVTGSSEGEDDGVERRSSSEEEEEEEEEEEEEQKPKSVNRRGKKVSAKSKGKKRSRKGEDELEAEEKSVNALYTFPKSRISRMVRSENPDCKISQEALFVIDRASEKFLQVFCKEAYACAFLEKKKRIAYNHLSSVVSKRKRFQFVSGTFLPLSTTNLSSFVCLYPTLSAHSFLRVRSHSRFYALRFCS; this is translated from the exons ATGGCGAGAAAGCAATTGCCTCCTGAGAGAAACAGAAACCCCAACAACAATTCCAAGAGCCCTGCGAAAACCAAAGCCAAAACGAAGAATTCTCCCAAAACCAGCGCCAAGAGCAGCAACAGAAATCGAAGCAGAATCACGGAAACCGCCAATGGCGATGCTTCCAGCGAGGATACGGAAGTAACCGTCGTGCCTTCGTCGAGCGTGGAATCGGAAAACGACGACGTCACGGGATCCAGTGAGGGGGAGGACGACGGAGTAGAACGGAGGAGCTCGAgcgaggaagaggaagaggaagaagaagaggaagaggaagaacaGAAGCCGAAAAGCGTTAATAGGAGAGGTAAAAAGGTTAGTGCGAAGAGTAAGGGGAAAAAGAGAAGTAGAAAGGGGGAAGACGAATTGGAGGCGGAGGAGAAGAGCGTGAACGCGCTGTATACGTTTCCAAAGAGTCGGATCAGTCGGATGGTCAGGAGCGAGAATCCTGATTGTAAAATTTCGCAGGAGGCGCTGTTCGTCATCGATAGAGCTTCG GAGAAGTTTCTTCAAGTTTTCTGCAAGGAGGCATATGCTTGCGCATTTCTTGAAAAGAAAAAACGGATCGCTTACAACCATTTGT CTTCAGTAGTTTCCAAGCGAAAGCGATTTCAATTTGTCTCCGGTACTTTTCTTCCTCTCAGTACTACTAATCTCTCGAGTTTTGTGTGTCTTTATCCAACTCTTTCAGCTCATTCTTTCTTAAGAGTTCGCTCGCATTCCCGTTTTTATGCTCTTAGATTTTGTTCCTGA
- the LOC131000048 gene encoding DNA polymerase II subunit B3-1 isoform X3, whose protein sequence is MARKQLPPERNRNPNNNSKSPAKTKAKTKNSPKTSAKSSNRNRSRITETANGDASSEDTEVTVVPSSSVESENDDVTGSSEGEDDGVERRSSSEEEEEEEEEEEEEQKPKSVNRRGKKVSAKSKGKKRSRKGEDELEAEEKSVNALYTFPKSRISRMVRSENPDCKISQEALFVIDRASEKFLQVFCKEAYACAFLEKKKRIAYNHLSSVVSKRKRFQFVSDFVPEMVKAEDALPQVAEAEK, encoded by the exons ATGGCGAGAAAGCAATTGCCTCCTGAGAGAAACAGAAACCCCAACAACAATTCCAAGAGCCCTGCGAAAACCAAAGCCAAAACGAAGAATTCTCCCAAAACCAGCGCCAAGAGCAGCAACAGAAATCGAAGCAGAATCACGGAAACCGCCAATGGCGATGCTTCCAGCGAGGATACGGAAGTAACCGTCGTGCCTTCGTCGAGCGTGGAATCGGAAAACGACGACGTCACGGGATCCAGTGAGGGGGAGGACGACGGAGTAGAACGGAGGAGCTCGAgcgaggaagaggaagaggaagaagaagaggaagaggaagaacaGAAGCCGAAAAGCGTTAATAGGAGAGGTAAAAAGGTTAGTGCGAAGAGTAAGGGGAAAAAGAGAAGTAGAAAGGGGGAAGACGAATTGGAGGCGGAGGAGAAGAGCGTGAACGCGCTGTATACGTTTCCAAAGAGTCGGATCAGTCGGATGGTCAGGAGCGAGAATCCTGATTGTAAAATTTCGCAGGAGGCGCTGTTCGTCATCGATAGAGCTTCG GAGAAGTTTCTTCAAGTTTTCTGCAAGGAGGCATATGCTTGCGCATTTCTTGAAAAGAAAAAACGGATCGCTTACAACCATTTGT CTTCAGTAGTTTCCAAGCGAAAGCGATTTCAATTTGTCTCCG ATTTTGTTCCTGAGATGGTGAAGGCTGAGGATGCTTTACCACAAGTAGCAGAGGCTGAGAAATAA
- the LOC131000048 gene encoding DNA polymerase II subunit B3-1 isoform X1 — MARKQLPPERNRNPNNNSKSPAKTKAKTKNSPKTSAKSSNRNRSRITETANGDASSEDTEVTVVPSSSVESENDDVTGSSEGEDDGVERRSSSEEEEEEEEEEEEEQKPKSVNRRGKKVSAKSKGKKRSRKGEDELEAEEKSVNALYTFPKSRISRMVRSENPDCKISQEALFVIDRASEKFLQVFCKEAYACAFLEKKKRIAYNHLCTAASFYYFVPLILKCMLHTLYILLMCLLCIYMHFENAKNKHACCCLLCLFFFGSITLCDCNSSFILLFHKQIARPQRMTSYEPLG; from the exons ATGGCGAGAAAGCAATTGCCTCCTGAGAGAAACAGAAACCCCAACAACAATTCCAAGAGCCCTGCGAAAACCAAAGCCAAAACGAAGAATTCTCCCAAAACCAGCGCCAAGAGCAGCAACAGAAATCGAAGCAGAATCACGGAAACCGCCAATGGCGATGCTTCCAGCGAGGATACGGAAGTAACCGTCGTGCCTTCGTCGAGCGTGGAATCGGAAAACGACGACGTCACGGGATCCAGTGAGGGGGAGGACGACGGAGTAGAACGGAGGAGCTCGAgcgaggaagaggaagaggaagaagaagaggaagaggaagaacaGAAGCCGAAAAGCGTTAATAGGAGAGGTAAAAAGGTTAGTGCGAAGAGTAAGGGGAAAAAGAGAAGTAGAAAGGGGGAAGACGAATTGGAGGCGGAGGAGAAGAGCGTGAACGCGCTGTATACGTTTCCAAAGAGTCGGATCAGTCGGATGGTCAGGAGCGAGAATCCTGATTGTAAAATTTCGCAGGAGGCGCTGTTCGTCATCGATAGAGCTTCG GAGAAGTTTCTTCAAGTTTTCTGCAAGGAGGCATATGCTTGCGCATTTCTTGAAAAGAAAAAACGGATCGCTTACAACCATTTGTGTACTGCTGCTTCTTTCTATTACTTTGTTCCTTTAATTTTAAAGTGCATGCTGCATACATTATACATATTACTCATGTGTCTTTTATGCATTTATATGCATTTTGAAAATGCTAAGAATAAACATGCATGTTGCTGTCTGTTAtgccttttcttttttggttcaATAACTTTATGTGATTGCAACTCTTCATTCATTTTGCTATTTCACAAGCAAATTGCGCGACCCCAAAGGATGACGTCGTATGAGCCATTAGGATAG
- the LOC131000047 gene encoding zinc finger protein BALDIBIS-like: MMSINDELSSVNPPPLRGLIQDPFSNPSLPNPNHPNPSKRKRNLPGTPDPDAEVIAMSPGSLMATNRFVCEICSKGFQRDQNLQLHRRGHNLPWKLKQRNKEEVVRKKVYICPEKTCAHHHPSRALGDLTGIKKHYSRKHGEKKWKCDKCSKKYAVMSDWKAHNKICGTREYKCDCGTLFSRKDSFITHRAFCDALVEETARFGNSISSNVGLDAFQNHNSNSNSNNNNNNADFSGVFESGNLPVPRFPLWINEEMMDSQSQWLGGVMKEEDEEEKNKAGLSERVIASTTSSLYNYSHHQTVAPMSATALLHKAAQMGSTRSGAGFGLMSPSSFSTPGRARDDIVEGESSLTRDFLGVGGKELKSNFFASISSAMEMGHYNRNH, encoded by the exons atgatgtcaATCAACGATGAACTCTCTTCAGTGAATCCCCCTCCATTGAGAGGCCTCATTCAAGATCCATTCTCCAACCCTAGCCTTCCAAACCCTAATCATCCAAATCCGTCAAAACGCAAGCGAAACCTCCCCGGAACACCAG aTCCGGATGCAGAAGTGATAGCGATGTCGCCGGGGTCTTTGATGGCGACAAACAGATTCGTGTGCGAGATCTGCAGCAAGGGTTTCCAGCGGGATCAGAATCTGCAGCTGCACCGCCGCGGCCACAACCTGCCGTGGAAGCTGAAGCAGCGGAACAAGGAGGAGGTGGTGCGGAAGAAGGTGTACATCTGCCCGGAGAAGACGTGCGCCCACCACCACCCGTCGAGGGCCCTCGGCGACCTCACCGGCATCAAGAAGCACTACTCCCGCAAGCACGGCGAGAAGAAGTGGAAGTGCGACAAGTGCTCCAAGAAATACGCCGTCATGTCCGACTGGAAAGCCCACAACAAGATTTGCGGCACCCGCGAATACAAGTGCGACTGCGGAACCCTCTTCTCCCG AAAGGACAGCTTCATCACGCACAGGGCCTTCTGCGACGCCCTGGTCGAGGAGACCGCCCGCTTCGGCAATAGTATTAGCAGTAATGTGGGGTTGGATGCTTTCCAGAATcataatagtaatagtaatagtaataataataataataatgcagaTTTTTCTGGGGTTTTTGAATCGGGGAACCTCCCGGTTCCCCGATTCCCGTTGTGGATAAACGAAGAAATGATGGATTCGCAGAGCCAGTGGCTGGGCGGAGTGATGAaggaggaagacgaagaagagaAGAACAAGGCGGGTTTGTCGGAAAGGGTTATTGCTTCTACTACATCGTCGCTGTATAATTACAGCCACCACCAAACAGTAGCTCCCATGTCTGCAACTGCATTGCTGCACAAGGCAGCTCAGATGGGGTCGACGAGGAGCGGGGCCGGGTTCGGGCTCATGAGCCCCTCCTCCTTCTCGACCCCGGGCCGGGCCAGGGACGACATTGTTGAAGGTGAGAGCAGCCTCACTAGGGATTTTCTTGGAGTGGGAGGGAAGGAATTGAAATCCAATTTCTTTGCATCAATCAGCTCTGCAATGGAGATGGGCCATTATAACAGAAATCACTga